A portion of the Calothrix sp. 336/3 genome contains these proteins:
- a CDS encoding DUF29 domain-containing protein has protein sequence MTQMQSQKSLYEQDLVAWLDDTVVKLKNGQFDDIDIDCLIEEIQGLSGRDKRELESRLEVLLTHLLKRIYVESTNDYRGWEVTIREQRKQIKRMLKQSPSLKNYLQENFSPVWESALLEVREDYPTTTFPEKWQFSDEIEVLLSESFW, from the coding sequence ATGACTCAAATGCAGTCTCAAAAAAGCTTATATGAGCAAGATCTTGTTGCTTGGTTGGATGATACCGTTGTAAAGCTCAAAAATGGTCAGTTTGATGATATTGACATTGATTGTTTGATTGAGGAGATACAAGGGTTGTCAGGACGGGATAAACGAGAACTAGAAAGTCGCTTAGAAGTTTTGCTAACTCACCTACTCAAACGTATCTATGTAGAATCCACAAATGACTATCGTGGATGGGAAGTGACTATCAGGGAGCAACGCAAACAAATAAAAAGGATGCTCAAGCAATCACCCAGTTTGAAAAACTATCTCCAAGAAAATTTTTCTCCTGTCTGGGAAAGTGCGCTATTGGAGGTGCGAGAAGATTACCCCACGACTACTTTTCCGGAAAAATGGCAATTCAGCGATGAGATAGAAGTTTTGCTGAGTGAAAGTTTTTGGTAG
- the ribBA gene encoding bifunctional 3,4-dihydroxy-2-butanone-4-phosphate synthase/GTP cyclohydrolase II, producing the protein MSQSKSTSQPVFKFDSIEVALAELKAGRVIVVVDDENRENEGDLIGAAQFVTPDMINFMAVEARGLICLAMTGDRLDELDLPLMVTNITDPNQTAFTVSIDASPQLGVSTGISADDRARTIQIALNPHTKPEDLRRPGHIFPLRAREGGVLKRAGHTEAAVDLSRLAGLYPAGIICEIQNQDGSMARLPQLVEYAQRHDLKIISIADLISYRLKYDRLVVRDAVTKLPSKFGQFSIYGYRHTVNNTEHVAIVKGDPSTFKDEPVMVRMHSECLTGDALGSLRCDCRMQLESALKMIESAGKGVVVYLRQEGRGIGLINKLKAYSLQDMGLDTVEANERLGFPADLRDYGMGAQILMDLGVHQIRLITNNPRKIAGLKGYDLEVVDRVPLLIEANDYNTYYLTTKANKLGHMLLQTYLVSVAIQWQDDPQGVTERYERLEKLRHLAKMHDLLLREDARPLANAVFDNPSLAVHLGFDQADMAAEDWYQQADHPYVKAVGEILDGMMTLPYVQKLEFLISGGSDPLSHLQVQCDRSTFPEGTLPSSICCQQLQTQTIYSFGK; encoded by the coding sequence GTGTCGCAGTCCAAGTCTACCTCTCAACCAGTATTTAAGTTTGATTCGATTGAAGTTGCCCTTGCAGAACTGAAAGCAGGTCGTGTCATCGTGGTAGTAGATGACGAGAACCGCGAAAACGAAGGCGATTTGATTGGCGCAGCTCAGTTTGTCACCCCTGACATGATTAATTTTATGGCAGTGGAAGCTCGTGGGCTAATTTGTCTAGCGATGACTGGCGATCGCCTGGATGAATTAGACTTACCTTTGATGGTGACTAACATTACTGACCCGAACCAGACAGCTTTTACCGTCAGTATTGACGCTAGTCCCCAGTTGGGTGTCTCCACGGGTATTTCTGCCGACGATCGCGCACGCACGATTCAAATTGCCCTGAACCCCCACACCAAACCAGAGGATTTGCGTCGTCCTGGTCATATTTTCCCCCTCAGAGCTAGGGAAGGGGGCGTTCTCAAGCGTGCAGGACATACGGAAGCGGCAGTAGATTTATCCCGACTTGCTGGTTTATACCCCGCAGGAATTATCTGTGAAATTCAAAACCAAGACGGTTCCATGGCACGTTTACCCCAGCTGGTAGAATATGCCCAACGCCATGACCTCAAAATTATTAGTATTGCCGATTTAATTAGTTACCGCCTGAAATATGACCGCTTAGTTGTTCGTGATGCCGTCACTAAGTTACCCTCAAAATTCGGTCAATTTTCTATCTACGGCTACCGTCATACAGTTAATAATACGGAACACGTAGCCATTGTCAAAGGCGACCCCAGCACTTTTAAAGATGAGCCTGTCATGGTGCGAATGCATTCGGAATGCTTGACTGGTGATGCTTTAGGCTCCCTACGTTGTGACTGCCGTATGCAGTTAGAAAGTGCCCTCAAAATGATTGAGAGTGCCGGTAAGGGTGTCGTCGTATACCTGCGCCAGGAAGGACGAGGAATTGGTTTAATTAATAAACTCAAGGCATATTCCCTGCAAGATATGGGCTTGGATACGGTGGAAGCAAACGAGCGTCTAGGTTTTCCTGCTGACCTACGAGACTATGGTATGGGGGCACAAATCCTCATGGATTTAGGGGTACATCAAATACGTTTGATTACCAATAATCCTCGTAAAATTGCTGGTTTGAAGGGTTATGACCTAGAGGTGGTAGACCGAGTACCCCTATTAATTGAAGCAAACGACTACAACACCTACTATTTAACAACTAAAGCCAATAAACTTGGTCATATGTTGCTACAAACCTATTTGGTGAGTGTAGCAATTCAATGGCAAGATGACCCCCAGGGGGTGACAGAGCGCTACGAACGCTTGGAAAAATTACGCCATTTAGCTAAGATGCATGATTTACTACTACGAGAAGATGCTCGACCCTTAGCGAATGCAGTCTTTGATAATCCATCCTTGGCAGTACATCTAGGTTTTGACCAAGCAGATATGGCAGCAGAGGACTGGTATCAACAAGCAGACCATCCCTACGTAAAAGCCGTAGGAGAGATTTTAGATGGGATGATGACTTTACCCTATGTACAGAAATTAGAATTCTTGATTTCTGGGGGTAGTGACCCTTTGAGTCATTTACAGGTGCAGTGCGATCGCTCTACCTTCCCTGAGGGTACTTTGCCTTCTAGTATTTGCTGCCAGCAGTTACAAACACAAACAATTTACAGTTTTGGTAAGTAA